One genomic segment of Kocuria rhizophila DC2201 includes these proteins:
- the argF gene encoding ornithine carbamoyltransferase: MLRHFLVDTDLSPEEQGEVLELALALKKDRFSRRPLAGPQTVGVIFDKTSTRTRVSFATGVSDLGGSPLIINPGESQLGHKETVADSARVLSRMLAAVVWRTYAQSGLEEMAEHSTVPVVNALTDDYHPCQILADLLTLTEHFGSVAGRSLAYVGDAANNMANSYLLGCATAGMHVRVAGPEGFLPREDVVTAAAERAAATGGSVLVTTEAREALAGADAVVTDTWVSMGQESEKAERAEIFRPYSVSAEAMALAAEHAVFLHCLPAYRGLEVAAEVIDGPASLVWDEAENRLHAQKALLTFLLDSSGLSADLPAALRREGSR, translated from the coding sequence GTGCTACGTCACTTCCTGGTCGACACGGACCTCTCGCCCGAGGAGCAGGGGGAGGTGCTGGAGCTCGCCCTCGCCCTGAAGAAGGACCGCTTCTCCCGCCGCCCGCTCGCGGGCCCGCAGACGGTGGGGGTGATCTTCGACAAGACCTCCACCCGCACCCGGGTCTCGTTCGCCACCGGGGTCAGCGACCTCGGCGGCAGCCCCCTGATCATCAACCCGGGGGAGTCGCAGCTGGGGCACAAGGAGACCGTGGCGGACAGCGCCCGGGTGCTCTCGCGCATGCTCGCGGCGGTCGTGTGGCGCACGTACGCGCAGTCCGGGCTGGAGGAAATGGCCGAGCACAGCACCGTGCCGGTGGTCAACGCCCTCACGGACGACTACCACCCGTGCCAGATCCTCGCGGACCTGCTCACGCTCACCGAGCACTTCGGGTCCGTGGCGGGGCGCAGCCTCGCGTACGTGGGGGACGCCGCGAACAACATGGCCAACTCCTACCTGCTGGGCTGCGCGACCGCGGGCATGCACGTGCGCGTCGCCGGCCCGGAGGGGTTCCTGCCCCGCGAGGACGTCGTGACCGCCGCGGCCGAGCGCGCGGCGGCCACGGGCGGATCCGTGCTCGTGACCACCGAGGCGCGCGAGGCGCTCGCGGGCGCGGACGCCGTCGTGACCGACACGTGGGTGTCCATGGGCCAGGAGAGCGAGAAGGCCGAGCGCGCCGAGATCTTCCGGCCGTACTCCGTGAGCGCCGAGGCCATGGCGCTCGCGGCGGAGCACGCCGTGTTCCTGCACTGCCTGCCGGCCTACCGCGGGCTGGAGGTGGCCGCCGAGGTCATCGACGGCCCCGCGTCCCTCGTGTGGGACGAGGCGGAGAACCGGCTGCACGCCCAGAAGGCCCTGCTGACCTTCCTGCTGGACTCCTCGGGGCTGTCCGCGGACCTGCCGGCGGCCCTGCGCCGGGAGGGCTCCCGATGA
- a CDS encoding acetylornithine transaminase yields the protein MSHQDDLLGQYRENLAGVFGDPALVLVSGEGAHVTDADGRRYLDLLAGIAVNALGHAHPAWVRAVTEQAATLAHVSNLFTTPGGIALARKLLEVTQAPEGSHVFFANSGSEANEAAFKLARRHGREHPDARGRPRERVIALEHAFHGRTMGSLALTAKEAYRAPFEPLPGGVSHVPATVEALEAELDDTVAAVFVEPVQGEAGVRGLPEGFLARARELTRERGALLVVDEVQSGMGRTGSWLASSAQLPAGQFPDAVTLAKGLGGGFPVGALLTAGPEVSGLLGAGQHGTTFGGNPLAAAAGLATLTAIEDEGLLENARRVGERLARQLRAVPGVIEVRQYGLLIGVDLEQRGDDDAVAQRLVSAARDAGFIVNATGPATIRLAPPLVVTEEQTDTFTAALPGLLRSVRGT from the coding sequence ACCAGGACGATTTGCTGGGGCAGTACAGGGAGAACCTTGCGGGGGTGTTCGGGGACCCCGCGCTCGTGCTCGTCTCGGGGGAGGGCGCCCACGTCACGGACGCGGACGGCAGGCGGTACCTCGACCTGCTCGCGGGCATCGCCGTCAACGCCCTGGGCCACGCCCACCCCGCGTGGGTGCGGGCGGTGACCGAGCAGGCCGCCACCCTGGCCCACGTCTCCAACCTCTTCACGACCCCGGGCGGCATCGCGCTGGCCCGCAAGCTCCTGGAGGTCACGCAGGCCCCCGAGGGCTCGCACGTGTTCTTCGCCAACTCGGGCTCCGAGGCCAACGAGGCCGCGTTCAAGCTCGCCCGCCGCCACGGACGGGAGCACCCGGACGCCCGGGGCCGGCCGCGGGAACGGGTGATCGCCCTGGAGCACGCGTTCCACGGCCGCACCATGGGCTCGCTCGCCCTCACGGCCAAGGAGGCCTACCGCGCACCGTTTGAGCCGCTGCCCGGAGGGGTCAGCCACGTCCCGGCCACGGTCGAGGCCCTCGAGGCCGAGCTCGACGACACCGTGGCCGCGGTGTTCGTGGAACCCGTCCAGGGCGAGGCCGGCGTCCGGGGGCTGCCCGAGGGCTTCCTCGCGCGAGCCCGGGAGCTGACCCGCGAGCGCGGGGCCCTGCTCGTGGTGGACGAGGTGCAGTCCGGGATGGGCCGCACGGGGTCGTGGCTCGCGAGCTCCGCGCAGCTTCCCGCCGGGCAGTTCCCGGACGCCGTGACCCTGGCCAAGGGCCTCGGCGGCGGCTTCCCGGTCGGGGCGCTGCTCACGGCCGGGCCCGAGGTCTCGGGACTGCTCGGGGCGGGCCAGCACGGCACCACGTTCGGCGGCAACCCCCTCGCCGCGGCCGCGGGGCTGGCCACCCTCACGGCCATCGAGGACGAGGGTCTGCTCGAGAACGCGCGTCGCGTGGGTGAGCGCCTCGCCCGGCAGCTGCGCGCGGTGCCCGGCGTCATCGAGGTGCGCCAGTACGGATTGCTGATCGGCGTGGACCTCGAGCAGCGCGGCGACGACGACGCCGTGGCCCAGCGGCTCGTGTCCGCGGCCCGGGACGCCGGGTTCATCGTCAACGCCACCGGACCGGCCACCATCCGGCTCGCCCCGCCGCTGGTGGTCACCGAGGAGCAGACGGACACGTTCACCGCCGCGCTGCCGGGGCTGCTGCGCTCCGTCCGCGGCACCTGA